The Kitasatospora setae KM-6054 genome contains a region encoding:
- a CDS encoding serine/threonine-protein kinase, whose translation MGAQDQSTGRLLAGRYALGERLGRGGMGTVWRARDEMLDREVAVKELTVSHLSEEDLEILQSRMKREARAAARIKHPGVITIHDVLEQDGRPWIVMELVDGRALSDVISQDGTLTPREAADVGLQVLAALHRGHQLGVLHRDVKPANVLLEHGTGRVVLLDFGIAKFEGAMDITRPGDLVGSPDYLAPERAQGQRPGPASDLWALGATLFHAVEGESPFRRDNPLSTLTAVVDEPLPTPARAAGLGPVLAALMAKDPAERPGADEAGRMLREVADGHTVSIRVPEQAGASRLPTQLVPVVDRTTEPAAPAEPAAETATAAPVAAAPPVAPPAGPPAPAGSGRRRGRPVLWAVVGVLLLAAAGGGAAYYLNDRHVNVTVTRGPSPTAGTDNPLPSDSPLPSGAPAPAGYAWQDDPAGFRFLLPTAGTWTRTEKSGQIYYSPDGLEHFLQFAVTVGQPLAPQEHLLQMEASLSRSLKDFQTTSLSAAKIRGQEGAVWEFSFGAKDARRHAKEVEFRRPDGTAFMVYVSGPEKDWLESLRQFTVVLNNFQPAI comes from the coding sequence ATGGGCGCACAGGACCAGTCGACCGGCCGTCTGCTGGCCGGGCGGTACGCGCTCGGCGAGCGCCTGGGGCGCGGCGGGATGGGGACCGTCTGGCGCGCCAGGGACGAGATGCTGGACCGGGAGGTCGCCGTCAAGGAACTGACGGTCAGCCACCTCTCGGAGGAGGACCTGGAGATCCTGCAGTCCCGGATGAAGCGCGAGGCCCGGGCCGCCGCCCGGATCAAGCACCCGGGCGTGATCACCATCCACGACGTGCTGGAGCAGGACGGCCGGCCGTGGATCGTGATGGAGCTGGTGGACGGCCGCGCGCTGTCCGACGTCATCAGCCAGGACGGCACCCTGACGCCCCGGGAGGCGGCCGACGTCGGCCTCCAGGTGCTCGCCGCCCTGCACCGCGGCCACCAGCTGGGGGTGCTGCACCGCGACGTCAAGCCCGCCAACGTGCTGCTGGAGCACGGCACCGGGCGGGTCGTGCTGCTCGACTTCGGCATCGCCAAGTTCGAGGGCGCGATGGACATCACCCGCCCGGGCGACCTGGTCGGCTCGCCCGACTACCTGGCCCCGGAGCGGGCCCAGGGCCAGCGGCCCGGGCCGGCCTCCGACCTGTGGGCGCTGGGCGCGACGCTGTTCCACGCGGTCGAGGGCGAGTCGCCGTTCCGCCGCGACAACCCGCTCAGCACGCTCACCGCGGTCGTCGACGAGCCGCTGCCGACCCCCGCCCGGGCCGCCGGGCTCGGGCCGGTGCTGGCCGCGCTGATGGCCAAGGACCCGGCCGAGCGGCCCGGCGCCGACGAGGCGGGCCGGATGCTGCGCGAGGTCGCCGACGGGCACACCGTCAGCATCCGCGTCCCCGAGCAGGCGGGCGCGTCCCGGCTGCCCACCCAGCTCGTCCCGGTGGTCGACCGGACCACCGAGCCGGCGGCCCCCGCCGAGCCGGCCGCCGAGACCGCGACCGCCGCGCCCGTCGCCGCCGCACCCCCGGTCGCGCCCCCGGCCGGGCCGCCGGCCCCGGCGGGCTCCGGGCGGCGGCGCGGCCGGCCGGTGCTGTGGGCGGTGGTCGGCGTGCTGCTGCTCGCCGCGGCGGGCGGCGGCGCCGCGTACTACCTGAACGACCGGCACGTGAACGTGACGGTCACCCGCGGCCCGTCGCCGACCGCCGGTACCGACAACCCGCTGCCCTCGGACAGCCCGCTGCCCAGCGGCGCGCCCGCGCCCGCCGGGTACGCCTGGCAGGACGACCCGGCCGGGTTCCGCTTCCTGCTGCCGACCGCCGGCACCTGGACCCGCACCGAGAAGAGCGGCCAGATCTACTACTCGCCCGACGGCCTGGAGCACTTCCTGCAGTTCGCGGTCACCGTCGGCCAGCCGCTCGCGCCGCAGGAGCACCTGCTGCAGATGGAGGCCTCGCTCAGCCGGAGCCTCAAGGACTTCCAGACCACCAGCCTGTCCGCCGCCAAGATCCGCGGGCAGGAGGGCGCGGTCTGGGAGTTCAGCTTCGGCGCGAAGGACGCCCGCCGGCACGCCAAGGAGGTCGAGTTCCGGCGCCCGGACGGCACCGCGTTCATGGTGTACGTGTCCGGGCCGGAGAAGGACTGGCTGGAGAGCCTGCGGCAGTTCACCGTCGTGCTGAACAACTTCCAACCCGCCATCTGA
- a CDS encoding protein kinase, translated as MRAAPGQVVAGRYRVTDRPDDEAGVPAVDVHGGARVRLFGLELPELLVPGHPSGEPAPSYAPRLTARVAQVAAAAGTHPRLLRGLAAGPEGEVLWVAEEAVPGVPLELLAAAGPLPPYRVAEIGADLAAALRSVHEDGLTHGNLTLRTVLVCEDGAAMLGGLLLGAAEEELCAALGGEVPRRVYETRALMLGPLAERWAIDAGAPADTWALGVLLYRLLTGHGPYPETDLPTLLAAVRDGHHHPADGCGPLRPLVERLLRPGAAARPDAAAVQRELRVLLASAPEPGLAGPAEPPLPVARPAAGPLVPRQRGRRAARAAAGAVADRQGPDRQGAQRPPRIPPRLLGPLLLGGVLLLLVAGLAGIVAVAG; from the coding sequence ATGCGAGCGGCCCCGGGGCAGGTGGTGGCCGGGCGGTACCGGGTGACGGACCGTCCGGACGATGAGGCCGGTGTTCCGGCGGTGGACGTCCACGGCGGGGCGCGGGTGCGGCTGTTCGGGCTCGAACTGCCCGAACTGCTGGTGCCGGGCCACCCGTCGGGCGAGCCCGCGCCCTCGTACGCGCCGCGGCTGACCGCGCGGGTCGCGCAGGTCGCGGCGGCCGCCGGGACGCACCCGCGGCTGCTGCGCGGGCTGGCGGCCGGGCCGGAGGGCGAGGTGCTGTGGGTCGCCGAGGAGGCGGTGCCCGGCGTGCCGCTGGAACTGCTGGCGGCCGCGGGCCCGCTCCCGCCGTACCGGGTCGCGGAGATCGGCGCGGACCTGGCGGCCGCGCTGCGCTCGGTGCACGAGGACGGCCTGACGCACGGGAACCTGACCCTGCGCACGGTGCTGGTGTGCGAGGACGGCGCCGCGATGCTCGGCGGGCTGCTGCTGGGCGCCGCCGAGGAGGAGCTGTGCGCGGCGCTGGGCGGCGAGGTGCCGCGCCGGGTGTACGAGACCCGGGCGCTGATGCTCGGTCCGCTCGCCGAGCGCTGGGCGATCGACGCGGGCGCCCCCGCGGACACCTGGGCGCTGGGGGTGCTGCTGTACCGGCTGCTGACCGGCCACGGCCCCTACCCGGAGACCGACCTGCCGACGCTGCTGGCGGCCGTCCGGGACGGGCACCACCACCCGGCGGACGGCTGCGGGCCGCTGCGGCCGCTGGTCGAACGGCTGCTGCGGCCGGGCGCCGCGGCCCGGCCCGACGCGGCCGCCGTGCAGCGGGAGTTGCGCGTGCTGCTGGCCTCCGCCCCCGAGCCGGGGCTGGCCGGTCCGGCCGAGCCGCCGCTGCCGGTGGCCCGGCCCGCGGCCGGCCCGCTGGTGCCCCGGCAGCGCGGCCGCCGGGCCGCCCGGGCGGCGGCGGGTGCGGTGGCGGACCGTCAGGGGCCGGACCGTCAGGGCGCGCAGCGCCCGCCGCGGATACCGCCGCGCCTGCTCGGGCCGCTGCTGCTCGGCGGCGTGCTGCTGCTGTTGGTCGCCGGGCTCGCCGGGATCGTCGCGGTCGCGGGCTGA